In Juglans microcarpa x Juglans regia isolate MS1-56 chromosome 1S, Jm3101_v1.0, whole genome shotgun sequence, the genomic stretch ATATTGTGAAAAATCATTTCTTCATAGTGAGCAGAAACAGATGTAAGAGCACCGATTTTATTACAAAGTGGGATCGAAATATGTGAATTCCACTTTAAGAAACAATACAGTAAATAGAATTTAGGACTGAATTTTATACCCGTTGATTTAATTTCATCTAACaaacataaaatcttaaatcattttgaaaatttttacaaatcagAGAGGGCATGATCTTAGGAAGGCGGATGGGCTTATACTGCATTGTTCCTGACCTTTCATTTATTACCAATAAACATAGACATGGTGGTATATCATTTTCCTACATAGACTTGGAGCCTTGTGTGGCCAGCCCAAGCATTAGGACATGGGATGTAAGGCTTTGTTGAGTATTTTGAGACGGAACCCATTATATCCTCATTCAGAGATGTCACTAAAATGAAAAGATGGCATATTTTTTCGGGATGAATGTACCATGACTATTTTTAACCATTTGTCCTGGTGTTTTGAGctactaataaaaaacttaagcAAGAACATGCATTATATCTGTTTGACAGGGTTTGGATCATATGCATTCTATCACTGCTCATggcagaaaaatatttttatatatttgcatCAGGGTGCTGGACAACTTGAAAGATTATGCCGTTCGAGCCCTGGTAAATGCTGTTGATCACCTTGGGACGGTTGCATACAAATTAACTGACCTTCTTGAGCAGCAAACATCAGAAGTCTCAACTATCGAGCTGAATATTTCTTGTGTAAATCAGGTCAATTTCTAAGTTTACTCTGACTGGATGTTCTATCATCAAGAGAATATTCAATATTGAATGGATAGCTGAACCAACATGATTTCTTAATATCAGCAACTTCTGACATGTCAAACATACATGAGTAGAGAAGGTCTCAGGCAGCAGCAGTTGTTGGCATTCATTCCCAGACATCATAAGCACTACATTTTGCCGAGTAAGACTAATACGGTCAGCTATATTGGTATTTATAATTAGTATGATggcttttctctcttcttttttcttctttatggaaaataaataaatttctggTTTTACCTCCAACCTAGATTCTGTCAATAAGCGGGTACATTTTAGCCCACACATACAGACTGATGCTGTGAAAAACAGTTTTCAAGCTAGAGCTCATCTTCGGCCCTCAGGTATCTACTTCGTAAGTTTTCAGTAGGGATATCTTATTTTCTAGTTTTCCACATTGGTTTTGTTGTTACTTCTCACCTGGCATTAAGTGAATTCTGCTTTGCTCATGTTGCTGTGTTCTAAGAAGGTATCCCAGCATCAAAAACTCTTTCATGGCATTTAGCCTCGGAAATGAAATCCACCTTGAAAGGGATTCCACATGCTTCAACCAGGTAACTAAAAAAGGTTCTTGCATAAAGTCTCAATGGTGAATACACACActtatctccttttctttttgcgGGTCTTCTTGCCCTTGCTATCTTTAAGAGAGcataaagatgttttaattacttttgggtttttaacattttcctttggTACAGCACTGAAGATGCAAGAACCTCTGGAAAGACTTCAGAGGTTTTCCATCTTGTAGGTATGTGGAATTCTAATCAAGCCTTGTCCTATTTCCTTGTCCCTTTCATTTGAGCTGTAGATGGATATACATGTGATAATGCTCATACTTTaagctacttataaaaaaaatgctcatGCTTTAAGCTCATATGCTTGTAGATGTTGAGGAGACTTCAAGGACCAAATCCTCAGCAGCTCATCTACGGTTACTAAGTGGTGGCCCTGCTTCTGGTGCAATTGTGCAGACATCGGGTACCACTGTAAGGGTAATGTCAAAAGTGAAAAGAACACAAATATGTTCAATATGCTTCCAAATGCATGCCTGATAATAAAAAATGCGAATCATTGGAACTTTTCTGTTGGCAATATTAATTGCTCGAATTTGTTTAAAATGTTTTggatctttctctttttttataagtaaaatgtgTTTATCTGGAAGGCTCATATATCATGATTATGTATTAATTTTACACGATATCTTTCATGAAAGCTTCTTAAAAACTTTCGTGTGTGTACTATTTAGTAGGGTGATGACCCGTTATTAATCTTGTGTAATACTCTTGGTTGAGTATAGGAGGATGGTGAAGGGAATCCCACATAATCTGAGACACAGAGAAGTTCTTGCCTCTAATAGTGATTCTTGGCTTTACTTGAGTTGTTTACAAATTGTATCAAAGCCAATCCTAGCCAAGTGTTGAACTTGATTCATGTCACCTATAATGGAATGAGAAATGCTAAAAACTATATGCTCACTCCATTCTCATCCTACTATGCCGAGGTGCCACTACCCATTAACCcttgattattattataattattaaataagaatTGATCCAATGGTTActcatgcataggtgttgctTGCATGGgttgtatatgtcctgtgtacttggctgtgcctatttttaataaagctcttatttactgataaaaaaataaaaataaaaattgatccAATGGTTGATGGATAGTGTCACATcaatataataagatgagaataGGATGATGGTATAGTGTATATCATAATTCTAATGGGCCGGCCTAACTAGGATGCCAATGCTTCAAAGGAGAGATTGTAATATCTCAGATTGAATATAAGAGGAGGATAAAAGGGATCCTACATAGTCTGCAAGGAAAAGTTCTTGCCCTTTATGGGAATTCCAATGATAAccttgactagtccttttggagtacaAGTCATGACCTTACTTggccttttcttttgttgttacgtcctatgatttttctttttcccttttttcagATCATATATCATAATGGAGGTTTTCCACTTATGGGGGATTAATCAATGTGATTCTAAGGAGTTAATAAGTTCCACATTTGGCTAGTCTTGTCATTAATTTAGGCACGAGCCTCACCTTATTATATGTATGATCTAGAATGCTTGTATTGTAAACATCAGGTTCATTAGATTAATAGATTATTCAGTTGGTGTAGTTCTCTTGAAATGTGTTGCATTCAACTAAAATTTGACATTTGATTGAGAAATATTATCACTGGGCCTCTTGTTAGCACAATTATATGTTGAcgtgaatatttttttccttgttgcACTGCATTCTATTTCTTGTTATCTAGTATCTGACCTGTTTTGGTCAAATTAGAAAGCTGAGAGAGGTCTATTTTTGTAGGATGCAATGGAGAGTTCCAAAGCATTGACAACATACAGGTCATTTGAAAACCAAAACCGACGTGCAATTGTACATGTCCCTGTTCGGAGCAAAAGCGTACTATCATCCTTCTTCGTCAAACAGAAAACATCAAAGATGAAGGCCGGTTCTGTTGCATGAATCTTCAGAACAAATCAAAGAAGCCACCCCGCAAACCTTGGGTCGAGTTGCCAGGAAATCTCTTCTATGCTTGATGATGAGCTGTTTTCTAGGCCATTAATTAGTTCAGCAATTGCTTGAAATCAAGTTTTACTCTACTCCAACCCTTTCACTTTAGCTTTCTAATAATGTGCAAATTTGCACGGTGAAGATGGTCAGGATCTGCTCACTGGAGTATAAGCCCTGATCTCTAGGATGTCATAAATACTTCTTTTGTCCAGAGTATGCTAATTGTGTGCCAATGTCTATCATTTTCACTGATCATAATGTATATGCAAGAATGTAGTAGTAAAGTTACTGTGAAAACCATTTATTTCTATAATGCCGATTGATGGTGGCGGTTGCTATTCTTAAGAGTTGCTTCAACTAGATTTGGGACCTGTAACGAGCTCTATATTGTATGTCAACGAGCTTTCTTTCTTCACATATTGATATTATAGCCCAATATAATTGAAACTGTTGAAGCATCAATTTTTTATCAAGGAGATTTCAGATTACCCTAGAGCCATACTTTGGAGTTGCAATAAACTAAGAGACTATATACAACACAAACTAGAACCGACGTTGCCAACCATCGAACGACAAGGTCAGCCTTGCAAGTTGCAATCCAATCCGCCTAGCCTTGCAAATGAATCGAGTCAAGCCGAATTTGAATAAGGGCACTCCAACTTGATTAACATGTTTACTCGGCTTGAACTCTAATAAGACTCAATATTCTTGTTCGAATTCGGCTCAAGCTcgactaaaaataaacaaactactCGAACTCAAGCTACACtaggtttatttttaatattctaattcttatcttttaattaatatatacaaattttaaatttcacaaTAAATTCTAACCTATTcaacccaaatatttttttattaaaaaaatcttatgatataactttttataaaataaattaacttatagttataaattaaaaataataatacataagataaatgtattaaattaaaccatttaatttatagataacgtaataaatcaaaagttctaattgtataatttattattattaaatataagttaagaatatattatagcttacattattaaatattatatttattggtGTATTACAAGCATAtgatataagtatataattataacatATAAGTTGGTGTATAAATATtacactataaaaatataatagcatgcaactataaataatatgtaatattatacaaattatagtTAATCAAGTATAGttcatttggtaagagaaatattttagttacaaaattattacacaaaagtaaattcacaaatattAGTAAACGTGTATTCACTCGTTCATTAATTACTATATCAATAGGTTATAATC encodes the following:
- the LOC121247608 gene encoding protein ABIL1 isoform X1, yielding MIEVEQSRPLNAVMTFDEVSMERSKSFVKALQELKNLRPQLYSAAEYCEKSFLHSEQKQMVLDNLKDYAVRALVNAVDHLGTVAYKLTDLLEQQTSEVSTIELNISCVNQQLLTCQTYMSREGLRQQQLLAFIPRHHKHYILPNSVNKRVHFSPHIQTDAVKNSFQARAHLRPSGIPASKTLSWHLASEMKSTLKGIPHASTSTEDARTSGKTSEVFHLVDVEETSRTKSSAAHLRLLSGGPASGAIVQTSGTTVRDAMESSKALTTYRSFENQNRRAIVHVPVRSKSVLSSFFVKQKTSKMKAGSVA
- the LOC121247608 gene encoding protein ABIL1 isoform X2, with the translated sequence MIEVEQSRPLNAVMTFDEVSMERSKSFVKALQELKNLRPQLYSAAEYCEKSFLHSEQKQMVLDNLKDYAVRALVNAVDHLGTVAYKLTDLLEQQTSEVSTIELNISCVNQQLLTCQTYMSREGLRQQQLLAFIPRHHKHYILPNSVNKRVHFSPHIQTDAVKNSFQARAHLRPSGIPASKTLSWHLASEMKSTLKGIPHASTSTEDARTSGKTSEVFHLVDVEETSRTKSSAAHLRLLSGGPASGAIVQTSGTTDAMESSKALTTYRSFENQNRRAIVHVPVRSKSVLSSFFVKQKTSKMKAGSVA